Proteins from a genomic interval of Toxotes jaculatrix isolate fToxJac2 chromosome 5, fToxJac2.pri, whole genome shotgun sequence:
- the shisal1b gene encoding protein shisa-like-1a isoform X2, with translation MTITSRQSFNVLTVIFLLLSTAALSAHYRVCEPYSDHKGRYHFGFHCPRLSDNKTYMFCCHHNNTAFKYCCNETEFQMVMQINLTTTSDGYAHNNYTALVGVWIYGFFVMVLLALDFLYYSAINYELCRVYLEKWGLGGRWLKKARSQWHRSMPEESEVQAQAQPMVPSHYQPRHSLRGESHSPTLLPYNTSTA, from the exons ATGACTATCACCAGCCGGCAGTCCTTCAATGTCCTGACGGTcattttcctcctgctgtccaCTGCAG CACTCTCAGCTCATTACCGGGTGTGTGAACCCTACTCTGACCACAAGGGGCGTTACCACTTTGGCTTTCACTGCCCACGCCTCTCAGACAACAAGACCTACATGTTCTGCTGCCACCACAACAATACCGCCTTCAAGTACTGCTGCAACGAGACTGAGTTCCAGATGGTCATGCAGATCAACCTCACCACCACCTCAGATGGATATGCACACAA TAATTATACAGCCCTGGTTGGCGTGTGGATCTACGGCTTCTTTGTCATGGTGCTGCTGGCGCTGGACTTTCTCTACTATTCAGCCATAAACTACGAGCTGTGTCGAGTCTACCTGGAGAAATGGGGTCTGGGAGGACGCTGGCTGAAGAAGGCTCGGAGTCAGTGGCACAGGTCCATGCCAGAGGAAAGTGAAGTCCAAGCTCAAGCTCAGCCCATGGTCCCTAGCCACTACCAGCCCCGGCACAGCCTCCGAGGGGAGAGTCACAGCCCTACACTCCTGCCCTACAACACATCCACTGCATG
- the shisal1b gene encoding protein shisa-like-1a isoform X1 translates to MTITSRQSFNVLTVIFLLLSTAALSAHYRVCEPYSDHKGRYHFGFHCPRLSDNKTYMFCCHHNNTAFKYCCNETEFQMVMQINLTTTSDGYAHNNYTALVGVWIYGFFVMVLLALDFLYYSAINYELCRVYLEKWGLGGRWLKKARSQWHRSMPEESEVQAQAQPMVPSHYQPRHSLRGESHSPTLLPYNTSTAW, encoded by the exons ATGACTATCACCAGCCGGCAGTCCTTCAATGTCCTGACGGTcattttcctcctgctgtccaCTGCAG CACTCTCAGCTCATTACCGGGTGTGTGAACCCTACTCTGACCACAAGGGGCGTTACCACTTTGGCTTTCACTGCCCACGCCTCTCAGACAACAAGACCTACATGTTCTGCTGCCACCACAACAATACCGCCTTCAAGTACTGCTGCAACGAGACTGAGTTCCAGATGGTCATGCAGATCAACCTCACCACCACCTCAGATGGATATGCACACAA TAATTATACAGCCCTGGTTGGCGTGTGGATCTACGGCTTCTTTGTCATGGTGCTGCTGGCGCTGGACTTTCTCTACTATTCAGCCATAAACTACGAGCTGTGTCGAGTCTACCTGGAGAAATGGGGTCTGGGAGGACGCTGGCTGAAGAAGGCTCGGAGTCAGTGGCACAGGTCCATGCCAGAGGAAAGTGAAGTCCAAGCTCAAGCTCAGCCCATGGTCCCTAGCCACTACCAGCCCCGGCACAGCCTCCGAGGGGAGAGTCACAGCCCTACACTCCTGCCCTACAACACATCCACTGCATGGTAA